TGCAAAATTAACAAACTCTTCAATTCCATTTAATTTTACATTCTCGCATTTATTTTCATAAAAAGTTCCAGCATTCCCCTCAGAACAATATATCTTCTCTACTTTTTCATTTTTTGATAAACTAAAAGCTATAGCATGTTCTCTTCCGCCAGAGCCTATAATTAATATTTTCATTATACAAAACCTTTATTTTTTTCTTATATTATAAATGATTAATTATATTTAGTCTATAAAATAATTAATTTTTAATTGACAAAAATATATTTTTATGTAAAATGAACAATGTTCAGTTAGAAAATTAATTAGGAGCAGCAACCTATGAAATATATAGCTCTATTGTTAATAATATTTTATTCATCACTATATTCATATAATTCTGAAGAAATTAATGACTTTTATAATAATTATTATTCAACTAAATATGATATAAAAACCATAGAAGATAATTCCTCTCAAACATATCAAAACTTATATTTTTTAATACAATCTAAAAAAATAGAAGATAAAAAAGAAAAGTATAATTATTTAAAAGAAGCAATTAATCAAAATAAAGATTATGAAGAGTCTGATGATATTGATTATTTAATTAGCGTGTCAGAGTTAATGAATTATATAATGTATTATTGCAATGTTTCAGAGAAAATTTCTTTTGGTTCAAAAAGCAAAGATATATACAAAAATATTTTAGCAAAAGATGAAAAAAATTTCTTTGCTCTTCTAGGCACAGGAATAGGATATATGCATGCACCTGTAATAGCTGGAGGAAGCAGTAAAAAAGCTTTTCAATATTTTAATAAGGCTCTAATAAATGCCAAAGAAACATATCAGAAATATTTAGCTTATGTTTGGTTATCTCAGTATTATTTCAAAATGGAAGACAATGAAAATTATATTAAATACATAAAAATGAGTAAAGGTATATATGAAAATGGTTATTTATTAGAATATGCAATGGACAGAAATTTAAATCACGAAAAAACATTATAAAAATTCATATTTATTATTGACTAAAAACTGTTATTGGTTTATAATGAACATTGTTCAATATGAAATAATATATTGAACTTTTATTTTGTTTACATAATGAACAAGGTTCATTACAAGAGTAAAATTATGAGAGCATTATATATAGTTTTAGGGTTTTTATTTATGGGGCTTGGTATTATAGGAGTAGCTCTCCCAATACTTCCAACTGCACCGTTTCTTTTGCTTGCTGCATTTTTCTTTGCAAAAGGCTCTCAAAAGTTTCATAATTGGTTTATATCTACTAAACTTTATAAAAAACATTTAGAGAGTTTTGTTAAATCAAAAGCTATGACATTAAAATCTAAACTAAGCATACTTATACCTGTAACTATTATGCTCATACTTGCTTTTATATTTGTAAATAATTTGCACGCTAGAATTGCATTAGTTGTATTGTTAATAATAAAATATTTTTATTTTTTTGTATGTATAAAGACCATAAAAGAATATAGAGAAAATACAAATATTGAATTTGATGAACAGAAGTAAAAAATAGATGATAATATTATGAGAGTATATAGATATATAGCTATAATAAATATTATAACTTTGAGTTTTTTTGATATTGCCTACACAGAAGAGGAGAATAAAAAAAATAGGATTTTATCTGGAGTTGATAACAGATTTTTTTCTATAGGGTTATACAGCAGTGCTGATACAATAAAAACAAGCGTTAATATAGAGTTTGGTTTTAAACTATTTAAGTATAATAATTTTGAGATGAAAAGTTATACTTCTATAGTAGGCTCAAAGATATATGATGATAATCCTGATATGTATCAATTAGGTTTGATGCAAAAAATTACTTTTGGAAGCAAAGATGTATACACAGGAGAGATAAGCATAGCTAGATATGCATTTGCTTTTGCGAGTTTTGGTTTTTTATCATTTACAGCTAATAGTGGGCACAAATTTTTATTTACAGAGCCTTTTTACTGGGAAGTTGGAGGAGGAGCTGGATTTAATATAAATGTAAGCAAACATGTGGGTATGGTATTAGAGTTTGGAGGCGGGCTTCATGATATTTATAATGGAGCAAAACTTGGTTACCCTAGAAAATTAAATATGGTTGGTTTTGGAAGAATAAGTGTAGGTGTGAGATACTATATTTTTTAATAATTAAATAAACATACTATTTTTAAGGAAGTAAGTATTATGAATAAAAATATAACTTCAAAAGAACAAATACTTAATATGAGCAGAGAACTCATAAAAAGAAAAGGTTTTAATTCAATTAATATAAGAACAATAGCAGATGCATGTAATATAGCTATTGGTTCTATATATAATTATTTTAATTCAAAAGAAGATTTAACTATAGCTATAATAGGAAGCATATGGCTTGATATATTTCATCCTTCAAATATTTGCATACAATCTGATAGTTTTATAGAAGTGATAGATACAATTTTTAAGAGCATTGAAAATGGAAATAAAGAATATCCAAATTTTTTCTTAATGCATTCTACTATACTATTTGGAAAAAACAAAACTAAAGCTATTGGTATGATGAACAATATAAAAAACCATATTAGAGAAGGATTATATAAAAATCTCATGAATGATGAAAATGTGAGAAAAGATGCATTTAATGAAAGTTTTACTGCAGAAAAATTTATAGATATAGTATTGTCATTTATAATAAGTGCTATGACTAGAGAGGATTATGATAGTTCTGGTATAAAAGAGATAATAAAAAGAAGTATTTACTAATAATTTAAATATATAAAGGAAAGTTTATGATAAATAAAAGGCTTATAGCTTTGATGGGAGAAGCTAAAAAATATATAGCTTGGCATGTAATAATACAGCTTGCAAATTTAGCTCTCAATATAGCTGCAATATTTTTTATGGCTAATATTATACAAAAAGCATATCAAAAAACTATAACAAAAGAAGACATTATAACATTATGTATTGCTATTTTTGTTATAATAGTTTTAAGATTTAGATTTAATATTTTAATAGCAAATATGTCATATCATGCTTCTGGAAGAGTTAAACAAACTTTAAGAGAAAAGATATACTCTAAACTTCTCACACTTGGAAGCAGATACAAAGAAAAATTTTCAACAAGCGAAATTGTTCAAATATCTATGGAAGGTGTTGATCAATTAGAAACTTATTTTGGACGTTATTTACCTCAATTTTTTTATAGTATGATAGCTCCTATTGTGCTTTTTTGTGTGCTTTCTACTATAAGTGTAAAGTCTGCTGTTATACTTTTAATATGTGTTCCGCTTATACCTTTATCAATAGTTGCTATAGTAAAAATTGCAAAAAAGATATTAAAAAAATATTGGGGAAGCTACAGCGATTTGGGAGAGATATTTTTAGAGGATGTACAGGGGCTTACTACTTTAAAAATATATAAGGCTGATGAAAAGAAAAATGAAGAGATGAATATAGAAGCAGAAAAGTTTAGAATTGCCACAATGAATTTATTATTTATGCAATTAAACTCTACAACCATAATGGACATAATCGCATACGGCGGAGCTGCTTTAGGAGTAATAATATCTATACTTGAATATATGAAAGGAAATATTAACCTTGCAGGAACATTTACTATAATAATGCTTTCTGCAGAGTTTTTTATTCCTTTAAGACTTTTGGGGTCATTCTTCCACATAGCTATGAATGGAATATCTGCAAGCGATAAGATGTTTGAGATACTTGATATGCCTGAAGATAAAAACAGAATAAATAAAATAAATAAAGATAATAAAGAGATTATTTTTCACAATGTAAGTTTTGCCTACAATGAAGATAAAACCATATTAAAAAATATAAATCTTAATATAAAAGAAAAATCATTTGTTTCTATAGTAGGAGTTTCTGGTTCTGGAAAAAGCACAATTGCGGGTCTCATATCTTTAAAAAATGAAAATTATAAAGGCTCTATAAAAATAGGAAGTTTAGAACTCTCTACAGTAGACAAAGATGATTTATATAAAAAAATAGCAGTAGTTGATCATAACAGTTATTTATTTGAAGGCACTGTATATGATAATTTAAAAATGGCAGGAAGCACTATCACAGAAAACAAAATGAATGAAGCATTAAAAAAAGTAGAGCTTTATGATTTTTTACAAACTGAAGATGGTCTTAATACAAAGATAATGGAGAAAGCTTCCAACCTATCGGGAGGGCAAAAACAAAGATTAGCATTAGCAAGGGCTATACTTTTTAATGCTGATATATATATATTTGATGAGGCTACTTCTAATGTTGATGTTGAAAGTGAGGAGAGCATTATGGAGGTGATAAGAGATATAGCTAGGGAGAAGACGGTTATATTAATATCTCATAGGCTTTATAACTGCATACCTTCAGACAAGATATATTTTTTAAAAGACGGTGTTATAGAGGAAGAAGGCAGTCATAATGAATTGATGAGTATAAATGGAGAGTATGCGAGAATATTTAATGAGCAAACAAATTTAGAGAGCATAACAAAAGGGGAGAGTTTAAGCATAGCGATATAATTATATATATTAGATTTTACATTTTGTTGTTTGTGGTGGCTTTGCCCCCTGCGAAGCGTGCCCTTAGGGTACACACCCCCAGTTCTTTTATTGGTATAAAAGAACCAAAAGAACTGCATTTTAGAAAGTATGCTTTAGATTTATTTTAGGCATATTCCTAATATATAAACTATAGTACTTGCGTTTTTTGCAACTTTTTTGAGCGACAAAAAAGTTGATAATATAATAGGTGCGAAGTCTAGAAAAGAACAATAAAAACAATTAATAAATTAATTAATAAAAATAATAAATTGGAGTTTAAATGATGCGAAGAAGCGGTATTAAAATTATGGCACAATTAATCGGACTAATTGCGCCGCTTATGCATGTTATGATATTGGCAATAACTACAGGAGTGTTGGGATTCTTATGTGCTATATCTATAACAATATTAGGCGGATATGCAATATTAACTTTTTTGGGTTTAAATAATTTCTTTACAATAAAAACAATATTCATTA
The genomic region above belongs to Brachyspira sp. SAP_772 and contains:
- a CDS encoding YbaN family protein, with amino-acid sequence MRALYIVLGFLFMGLGIIGVALPILPTAPFLLLAAFFFAKGSQKFHNWFISTKLYKKHLESFVKSKAMTLKSKLSILIPVTIMLILAFIFVNNLHARIALVVLLIIKYFYFFVCIKTIKEYRENTNIEFDEQK
- a CDS encoding TetR/AcrR family transcriptional regulator, with the protein product MNKNITSKEQILNMSRELIKRKGFNSINIRTIADACNIAIGSIYNYFNSKEDLTIAIIGSIWLDIFHPSNICIQSDSFIEVIDTIFKSIENGNKEYPNFFLMHSTILFGKNKTKAIGMMNNIKNHIREGLYKNLMNDENVRKDAFNESFTAEKFIDIVLSFIISAMTREDYDSSGIKEIIKRSIY
- a CDS encoding ABC transporter ATP-binding protein/permease — protein: MINKRLIALMGEAKKYIAWHVIIQLANLALNIAAIFFMANIIQKAYQKTITKEDIITLCIAIFVIIVLRFRFNILIANMSYHASGRVKQTLREKIYSKLLTLGSRYKEKFSTSEIVQISMEGVDQLETYFGRYLPQFFYSMIAPIVLFCVLSTISVKSAVILLICVPLIPLSIVAIVKIAKKILKKYWGSYSDLGEIFLEDVQGLTTLKIYKADEKKNEEMNIEAEKFRIATMNLLFMQLNSTTIMDIIAYGGAALGVIISILEYMKGNINLAGTFTIIMLSAEFFIPLRLLGSFFHIAMNGISASDKMFEILDMPEDKNRINKINKDNKEIIFHNVSFAYNEDKTILKNINLNIKEKSFVSIVGVSGSGKSTIAGLISLKNENYKGSIKIGSLELSTVDKDDLYKKIAVVDHNSYLFEGTVYDNLKMAGSTITENKMNEALKKVELYDFLQTEDGLNTKIMEKASNLSGGQKQRLALARAILFNADIYIFDEATSNVDVESEESIMEVIRDIAREKTVILISHRLYNCIPSDKIYFLKDGVIEEEGSHNELMSINGEYARIFNEQTNLESITKGESLSIAI